A portion of the Pirellulales bacterium genome contains these proteins:
- a CDS encoding HPP family protein, with amino-acid sequence MIPYCLPPAMYVSLAGFVTIASLGELAILCGRPWLFPSLGPTAFLMFYAPLSDTASPRHTICGNGIGIACGWLALWITGLTMAGPVDPTTMGHARVLAAALALSATGGFMVLTRNVHPPAGATTLIIALGLITRAEDLILIELAIVVLVFEALIINRLAGIAYPIWNPRRINL; translated from the coding sequence ATGATCCCATATTGTTTGCCGCCGGCAATGTACGTTTCGCTAGCCGGCTTTGTCACCATCGCCAGTCTCGGCGAGTTGGCCATCCTTTGCGGCCGACCCTGGCTCTTTCCCTCGCTCGGTCCGACGGCCTTTTTGATGTTCTACGCGCCGTTGTCGGACACGGCGAGCCCGCGTCATACTATCTGCGGGAACGGGATTGGCATTGCTTGTGGTTGGCTGGCACTGTGGATCACGGGGCTGACGATGGCTGGCCCTGTCGACCCGACCACGATGGGGCACGCCCGCGTGTTGGCCGCCGCCTTGGCATTGTCGGCCACCGGCGGATTTATGGTACTAACGCGCAACGTGCATCCACCGGCGGGAGCAACGACGCTCATCATCGCCTTGGGCCTGATCACGCGCGCCGAGGATCTGATCCTCATCGAATTGGCGATCGTTGTGCTAGTGTTCGAGGCGCTGATCATCAACCGACTGGCGGGGATCGCTTACCCCATTTGGAACCCTAGACGAATCAATCTATAG
- a CDS encoding TolC family protein: protein MQGLPDAAHYKHVALEMEYPNEPVPERKDDFSSFAPHVIREGPPQYWDLKLEEALQLALKNSPVLRDLGGQVLTNPQIVRTVQGPAIAETDPNVGVEAALSQFDADLSATGNWQNNHRALNNSFFGGGTRLFQQDLNQYQVQLAKRAATGGQYFLRQNTVYDANNAPANLFPSAWDTNIEAEVRQPLLQGAGVLYNRIAGPNGTVGQASGVLIARINTDISLAEFELGVRNLISNVENAYWDLYFAYRDLHAKIVARDSALETWRRIHALFTTGRRGGEADKEAQARDQYYFFQAEVEDALTGRLFDGTRTNNGSSGGTFRANPGVYVTERRLRLTMGLPPNDPRLIRPAEEPLQAKVAFDWDQLTTESLARRAELRRQRSFVKRRELELIAARNFLLPRLDAEGLYRWRGLGHTLIGYGDNPQFNNAFQTLTSGQFQEWQLGAQFDMPIGFRQGHAAVRNAQLILARERAILREMELQVVHDLSNVVGDVDRSFIVAQTNYNRRVAAAQQMAAVQAAFEADTASLLDLVESQRRLADADSRYARSMVEYTLAVKNVMFESNTLLENNGINMAEGPWPGKAYDDAARRDSLRSRALRMSYILPQGPLVSTGIYRQQQFPPAVMVEGKDAIATGHPVVSGPAAGEVVPGAAGTPAGAPSNGHVPADGHGPNAAPGPIENHQPGAPEPLLLPGPSSEVPSGTMRSLPAGATPSSSEGGSALTSANSPLDPGRTMTGICATPEAEAHGSALPPTGSLASPGGMAPAWPSPTGMNGHVGGGAPNSFEPTPLSNPISSAVSSGMPNVQAGFNAAGPSASFASPMGGQFSAPIGQQSVTVGPPPAPFQLPPAPPLPAASSDMPGMPR from the coding sequence GTGCAAGGTTTACCCGATGCGGCGCACTACAAGCATGTCGCCTTGGAGATGGAGTACCCCAACGAGCCGGTCCCCGAACGAAAGGACGACTTTTCGTCGTTCGCACCGCACGTGATACGCGAAGGCCCGCCGCAGTACTGGGACCTGAAACTGGAGGAGGCGCTGCAATTGGCGCTGAAGAACTCGCCCGTGCTGCGCGATTTGGGCGGGCAAGTCCTGACTAACCCGCAAATCGTGCGTACGGTTCAGGGGCCAGCCATCGCCGAAACAGATCCGAACGTTGGCGTCGAGGCGGCGCTTTCGCAGTTCGATGCCGATCTCTCGGCCACGGGCAACTGGCAAAACAACCACCGCGCGTTGAACAACTCGTTCTTCGGCGGCGGTACGAGACTCTTCCAGCAGGACTTGAACCAATACCAGGTGCAACTTGCCAAGCGTGCGGCGACAGGCGGCCAGTACTTCTTACGTCAGAACACGGTCTACGACGCCAACAACGCGCCGGCCAATTTGTTTCCAAGTGCCTGGGATACCAACATCGAGGCCGAAGTGCGCCAGCCCCTCTTGCAAGGCGCGGGCGTACTCTACAACCGCATCGCCGGTCCGAACGGAACTGTTGGGCAGGCCAGCGGCGTGTTGATCGCGCGGATCAACACGGACATCAGCCTCGCCGAGTTCGAGCTGGGGGTTCGCAACCTGATCAGCAACGTCGAGAACGCATATTGGGACTTGTACTTTGCCTATCGTGATTTGCACGCCAAAATCGTGGCCCGCGATAGCGCACTGGAAACATGGCGACGGATTCACGCGTTGTTCACTACCGGCCGCCGTGGCGGCGAAGCAGACAAAGAGGCGCAAGCCCGCGACCAGTATTACTTCTTCCAGGCCGAAGTCGAAGACGCCCTCACCGGCCGATTGTTCGACGGCACGCGCACCAATAACGGCTCGAGCGGCGGCACTTTCCGCGCCAATCCCGGCGTGTATGTCACCGAACGTCGTCTGCGATTGACGATGGGTCTGCCGCCGAACGACCCACGTCTGATTCGTCCGGCAGAAGAACCGCTGCAAGCCAAAGTGGCCTTCGACTGGGACCAACTGACGACCGAATCGCTGGCGCGGCGCGCCGAGTTACGGCGGCAACGCTCGTTCGTTAAACGTCGCGAGTTGGAGCTGATCGCCGCGCGCAATTTCCTATTACCCCGCTTGGATGCCGAGGGGTTGTACCGCTGGCGCGGCCTCGGCCACACATTGATCGGCTACGGCGACAACCCTCAATTCAACAACGCCTTTCAAACGCTGACCAGCGGCCAGTTTCAAGAGTGGCAGCTGGGCGCACAATTCGACATGCCGATCGGCTTTCGGCAGGGGCATGCTGCGGTGCGTAATGCACAGCTGATACTGGCCCGCGAACGTGCGATCCTGCGCGAGATGGAACTGCAAGTCGTTCACGATCTGAGCAACGTGGTGGGAGACGTCGATCGGTCGTTCATCGTCGCGCAAACGAATTACAACCGCCGCGTGGCGGCCGCACAGCAAATGGCGGCTGTGCAGGCAGCGTTCGAGGCCGATACAGCGTCGCTGCTGGACCTAGTCGAATCGCAGCGCCGCCTGGCCGATGCCGATAGCCGATATGCGCGTTCGATGGTGGAATATACTCTGGCGGTCAAGAACGTGATGTTCGAGAGCAATACGCTACTCGAGAACAATGGCATCAACATGGCAGAAGGCCCCTGGCCCGGCAAAGCCTATGACGATGCCGCGCGGCGTGACTCACTTCGTTCGCGTGCTTTGCGGATGAGTTATATCCTGCCGCAGGGACCGCTGGTGAGCACGGGCATTTACCGCCAGCAGCAGTTTCCGCCGGCCGTGATGGTCGAAGGCAAAGATGCCATCGCTACCGGTCATCCCGTTGTCAGCGGGCCGGCTGCGGGCGAGGTAGTGCCGGGGGCAGCGGGAACACCGGCTGGCGCGCCATCGAACGGTCATGTGCCGGCCGATGGGCACGGGCCGAACGCCGCGCCCGGGCCGATCGAAAACCACCAGCCAGGCGCGCCGGAACCTCTACTGCTGCCTGGTCCGAGCAGTGAAGTGCCCTCCGGGACGATGCGATCACTACCGGCTGGCGCCACGCCGTCCTCGTCGGAAGGTGGTTCGGCACTGACATCAGCAAACTCGCCTCTGGACCCGGGTCGCACCATGACAGGAATCTGTGCAACGCCTGAAGCTGAGGCGCACGGGTCAGCGCTTCCTCCGACGGGCAGTCTGGCAAGTCCGGGGGGAATGGCGCCCGCCTGGCCGAGTCCTACGGGTATGAACGGCCACGTGGGCGGTGGCGCACCCAACAGCTTCGAACCTACGCCGTTGTCGAATCCTATTTCATCAGCAGTATCGAGCGGCATGCCCAACGTGCAAGCAGGATTCAACGCCGCGGGACCAAGCGCATCATTTGCCTCGCCAATGGGCGGACAGTTTTCAGCGCCGATCGGTCAGCAATCGGTAACGGTTGGACCGCCGCCGGCACCCTTCCAACTGCCGCCGGCGCCGCCACTGCCGGCAGCATCGTCCGACATGCCAGGGATGCCGCGCTAG